In Bradyrhizobium lablabi, one DNA window encodes the following:
- a CDS encoding ABC transporter ATP-binding protein — translation MSEQALLSVEDASVELPTPRGNLRAVDHVDLTIGAGRTLGVVGESGCGKTMLSRAILQLLPKKAKLSGRVMFDGQDLVRLDPERLRKLRGRSLAVVFQDPMTSLNPVLTIGTQLIETLQEHLELDGVAARKRSAELLAAVGIPAPEQRLTQYPHQLSGGMRQRVAIAIALSCEPKLLIADEPTTALDVTIQAQILDLLAREQRRRHMAMILITHDLGVVAGRTDEVAVMYAGRVVERAPTPELFKRMRMPYTEALLAAIPKIDAAPHTPLPAISGRPPDPTRPLQGCSFSPRCRYAAGRCYQEKPPLAVAEAPGHLYACFHPIGIMAGAGT, via the coding sequence GTGAGCGAACAGGCCTTGCTTTCGGTCGAGGACGCGTCGGTCGAGCTGCCGACCCCGCGCGGCAATCTTCGCGCGGTCGATCATGTGGATTTGACCATAGGCGCCGGCCGGACGCTCGGCGTGGTCGGCGAATCCGGCTGCGGCAAGACCATGCTGTCGCGCGCCATCCTGCAATTGTTGCCGAAAAAGGCAAAACTTTCCGGCCGGGTGATGTTCGACGGGCAAGACTTGGTGCGCCTCGATCCCGAGCGTCTGCGAAAACTGCGTGGCCGATCGCTTGCGGTCGTGTTCCAGGACCCGATGACCTCGCTCAATCCGGTCCTGACCATCGGCACGCAACTGATCGAAACGCTGCAGGAGCATCTCGAACTCGATGGCGTGGCCGCAAGGAAACGCAGCGCGGAATTGCTGGCCGCCGTCGGCATTCCCGCGCCGGAGCAGCGATTGACGCAATATCCGCACCAACTCTCCGGCGGCATGCGGCAGCGGGTCGCGATCGCGATCGCGCTGTCCTGCGAGCCAAAACTCCTGATCGCGGACGAGCCGACCACCGCGCTCGACGTCACCATCCAGGCGCAAATCCTCGATCTGTTGGCGCGCGAGCAGCGCCGCCGCCACATGGCGATGATCCTGATCACCCATGACCTCGGTGTGGTCGCAGGCCGCACCGATGAGGTCGCGGTGATGTATGCCGGCCGCGTCGTCGAACGCGCGCCGACGCCTGAGTTGTTCAAGCGAATGCGCATGCCCTACACCGAGGCGCTGCTGGCGGCGATCCCGAAGATCGATGCCGCCCCGCATACGCCATTGCCGGCGATTTCGGGACGGCCGCCGGACCCGACCCGGCCGCTGCAGGGCTGCTCGTTCTCGCCGCGCTGTCGTTATGCGGCGGGGCGATGTTATCAGGAGAAGCCGCCGCTTGCGGTCGCGGAAGCGCCTGGCCACCTATATGCCTGCTTCCACCCGATCGGGATCATGGCTGGCGCCGGCACATGA
- a CDS encoding ABC transporter ATP-binding protein, producing the protein MKQDVKQSAAQKPLLEVHNLVVEYAVGGKTIHAVSDVSLEVARGETLGLVGESGCGKSTLGRAVLQLRKPVSGRVLFDGQDLTAMHGETLRRMRRRVQLIFQDPIASLNPRRRIGDIIAEPLTISGVKDPKRRQQLVCDVLSAVGLDPSLVIGRLPHEFSGGQCQRICIARALVLNPEFIICDEPVSALDVSIRAQILNLLEEMKARYGLTLLFIAHDLAVVKAVSDRVAVMYLGRLCEVGPSEQLFAHPAHPYTALLIEAIPVPDPDVRPAESVAVGEPPSPIAPPSGCRFRTRCPRADQRCAVEVPELREVAADQFAACHHPLIPAG; encoded by the coding sequence ATGAAGCAGGACGTCAAGCAATCGGCTGCGCAAAAACCTCTTCTCGAGGTGCATAACCTCGTTGTCGAATATGCCGTCGGCGGCAAGACGATTCACGCGGTGTCCGACGTCAGCCTCGAAGTTGCGCGCGGCGAGACGCTCGGCCTGGTCGGCGAGTCCGGCTGCGGCAAGTCGACGCTCGGCCGTGCGGTGCTGCAATTGCGCAAGCCCGTCTCGGGCCGCGTCCTGTTCGACGGCCAGGACCTCACGGCGATGCACGGCGAGACCCTGCGGCGGATGCGCCGGCGCGTGCAGCTGATTTTTCAGGACCCGATCGCTTCATTGAATCCGCGGCGGCGCATCGGCGACATCATCGCGGAGCCGCTGACGATCTCGGGCGTGAAAGATCCGAAGCGGCGCCAACAACTGGTTTGCGACGTGCTCTCAGCGGTCGGCCTCGACCCGTCGCTGGTGATCGGACGCCTGCCGCATGAATTTTCCGGCGGACAATGCCAGCGCATCTGCATCGCGCGCGCGCTCGTGCTCAATCCCGAATTCATCATCTGCGACGAGCCGGTGTCGGCGCTGGATGTTTCCATCCGCGCGCAAATCCTCAACCTGCTGGAAGAGATGAAGGCGCGCTACGGATTGACGCTGCTGTTCATCGCCCACGATCTTGCGGTGGTCAAAGCAGTCAGCGACCGCGTCGCGGTGATGTATCTCGGCAGATTGTGCGAAGTCGGCCCCTCCGAGCAATTATTCGCGCATCCGGCGCATCCCTATACCGCGCTGCTGATCGAGGCGATCCCGGTGCCCGATCCTGACGTGCGTCCGGCCGAAAGCGTTGCGGTCGGCGAACCGCCGTCGCCGATCGCCCCGCCTTCAGGCTGCCGGTTTCGTACCCGCTGTCCCCGCGCGGATCAGCGCTGCGCCGTTGAAGTGCCGGAACTTCGCGAGGTGGCGGCGGATCAGTTCGCCGCCTGCCATCATCCATTGATCCCGGCCGGCTAA